The nucleotide sequence AAGCGCTGGTGGCATATCACCGATAGGGGAAGCATTACCGACGTTTCCGCCTAAGGTGCCATTATTACGAACCTGTCTTGAGCCAATACGCTCAATCATCTCACCGAGCTCGTGGTATTCGTCATGAAGCATTGGCGTAAATTCGTTATAGGGCACAGCTGAGCCAATCACAAACTGCTGGTCATTGTTTTCAAGCACTCGCAGCTCATCGACATCGCCCAGATAGACTAAATCATCAATGATATTTAAGTTCTGAGTAACGGATAGTGCTAAATCAGTACCACCAGCGACTAACGTTACACTGGGTTGTTCGAGTAGTTTTGCCGCCAACTCAGTGACATTTTTTGGTGCAAAATAACTGCGCTGATTATCTGACAGTGTGGCTGAAGGTAGTGCTTTAAATTCAATTAATTGCTGCACGGTTTGCTGATAATGCTGAGTAAACGAATCTGGATCTGCATGCTCACTTGATGCCATCGCAGCATCGATTATCGAGCGATACCCCGTACAACGACATAAGTTACCCGCAAGCGCTTCAACGACTTGCGCCCTACTTGGCTGGCGGTTTACTTTATGTAAGGCGAATGATGACATCACAAAACCTGGCGTACAAAAACCACATTGAGATGCATGATTATCAACCATGGATTGTTGAACATGGTGCAACTTAGCGCCGTCTTGAAGATCTTCAACCGTGATAAGTTGCTTGCCATGTAGACTACCGACAAAACTAATACAGGAATTAATCGACTTATAATCAAGTTCTTTATTGTGTGGGATTAATTCAGCAACAACGACAGTACAAGCTCCACAGTCACCAGAACAACATCCCTCCTTGGTTCCTGTATTAAATTGCTTTTCACGTAGATACTGTAAGACCGTCAAATTCGGGTCTGTGTTTTCTAATGTCACGACTTCGTTATTT is from Shewanella sp. MTB7 and encodes:
- the xdhA gene encoding xanthine dehydrogenase small subunit, whose amino-acid sequence is MTISTVRFLLNNEVVTLENTDPNLTVLQYLREKQFNTGTKEGCCSGDCGACTVVVAELIPHNKELDYKSINSCISFVGSLHGKQLITVEDLQDGAKLHHVQQSMVDNHASQCGFCTPGFVMSSFALHKVNRQPSRAQVVEALAGNLCRCTGYRSIIDAAMASSEHADPDSFTQHYQQTVQQLIEFKALPSATLSDNQRSYFAPKNVTELAAKLLEQPSVTLVAGGTDLALSVTQNLNIIDDLVYLGDVDELRVLENNDQQFVIGSAVPYNEFTPMLHDEYHELGEMIERIGSRQVRNNGTLGGNVGNASPIGDMPPALIALGAEMTLQRGNVERKIVVEDFFVAYKKTVLQESEFIKCFYIPKAKPSQFLKLYKISKRIDDDISAVLAAFFIDIKDNVVIDLRLAFGGMAGIPMRAKQCEAALLSKPLNQANITAAQQALTHDFQPMSDVRASDKYRMKVAQNLLQKCYLELKNRNIETRVVSYA